The Roseimicrobium gellanilyticum genome contains a region encoding:
- a CDS encoding peptidylprolyl isomerase has translation MKFSRSCLTLAALFAAVSLQVQAQTQSVPAPKTDTGSPRSTVSGASDVGSKPVSATKKDAAAAAKPTKEQLNEVHTVAVMVIEFGGEEHQVMFELLGNAAPKTVQNFVSNAEKGIYTGMAFHRSVDDYLVQTGDPVSKDDASRDNWGLSQEYTIPGEFKLPHVTGAVAMARRGDKMNPKRQSDGTQFYFVLGNMSALNGQYTVFGQVYSGLDALKKLSRVATDSNDCPLERVEIKSLKVIEQKGPLVSVNSKGKKSIIKSEAGMNGFEKFLYRVW, from the coding sequence ATGAAGTTCTCCCGTAGCTGCCTGACCCTTGCCGCCCTGTTTGCGGCGGTGTCGCTCCAAGTCCAAGCACAAACCCAGTCCGTCCCTGCTCCGAAAACTGACACGGGCTCTCCGAGAAGCACCGTTTCAGGTGCCAGCGATGTCGGCTCCAAGCCTGTTAGCGCTACCAAGAAAGACGCGGCTGCTGCCGCCAAGCCCACCAAGGAGCAACTCAATGAAGTGCACACCGTGGCCGTGATGGTCATCGAGTTCGGGGGTGAAGAGCATCAGGTCATGTTTGAGCTTCTGGGCAATGCCGCTCCCAAGACAGTACAGAACTTCGTCAGCAACGCGGAGAAGGGCATCTACACCGGCATGGCCTTCCATCGCTCTGTGGATGACTATCTCGTCCAGACCGGTGACCCGGTGAGCAAGGACGATGCTTCGCGTGACAACTGGGGACTCAGCCAGGAGTACACCATCCCGGGCGAGTTCAAGCTGCCCCACGTCACCGGTGCTGTGGCCATGGCGCGCCGTGGCGACAAGATGAATCCCAAGCGCCAGAGTGACGGCACCCAGTTCTACTTCGTGCTCGGAAACATGTCCGCTCTCAACGGCCAGTACACCGTCTTCGGCCAGGTCTATTCCGGCCTTGATGCCCTGAAGAAGCTCTCCCGCGTGGCGACCGATTCCAACGACTGCCCGCTGGAGCGCGTGGAAATCAAGAGCCTGAAGGTCATCGAGCAGAAGGGACCGCTCGTGAGCGTGAACAGCAAGGGCAAGAAGAGCATCATCAAGAGCGAAGCCGGCATGAATGGCTTTGAGAAATTCCTGTACCGCGTCTGGTAA
- a CDS encoding YgfZ/GcvT domain-containing protein, with protein sequence MTPELYQRLESQGGAADLSARAKFALAGADRVRYLNGQVTNEVRGASPAAAIYACVTNAKGRIEGDVFIHASADPGSLLLLDAEEGLREHLGARLERYIVADDVELRDVTEDWRLWHFFGPAAEAARQLPLPTGSARLDVTRLGAVGVDVWVPASGVGLALPPDVQTVAPETWEALRILKGVPRWPQEINNDAFPQEAGLEGRAMSFTKGCYIGQEILSRIKLTGKMPRRLVRVDFGALPADTPAHGTNAVPWTLFDSSQEPPKAVGQMTSITHHPVLDRPVGLAYVRHGLEAGDSLLIGSEEPPRIFAKVDISPT encoded by the coding sequence ATGACACCGGAACTATACCAGCGCCTGGAATCCCAAGGCGGGGCCGCCGACCTCTCCGCCCGAGCGAAGTTCGCCCTCGCCGGTGCGGACCGCGTGCGTTACCTGAATGGCCAGGTCACGAATGAGGTCCGCGGTGCCTCGCCTGCCGCCGCCATCTATGCCTGCGTCACGAATGCGAAAGGCCGCATCGAAGGCGATGTCTTCATCCACGCCTCCGCAGATCCCGGCAGCCTGCTCCTGCTCGATGCGGAGGAAGGGCTAAGGGAACATCTGGGCGCACGGCTTGAGCGCTATATTGTGGCCGACGATGTCGAGCTTCGCGATGTGACGGAAGACTGGCGCCTCTGGCATTTCTTTGGTCCGGCGGCAGAAGCCGCCCGGCAATTGCCCCTTCCGACAGGCTCGGCCCGGCTGGATGTTACGCGCTTGGGTGCCGTGGGAGTGGATGTCTGGGTTCCCGCCTCCGGGGTAGGACTGGCACTTCCCCCGGATGTGCAGACCGTCGCTCCCGAAACATGGGAGGCCCTCCGCATCCTGAAGGGCGTTCCCCGCTGGCCGCAGGAAATCAACAATGACGCCTTTCCCCAAGAGGCCGGACTGGAGGGTCGCGCCATGAGCTTTACCAAGGGCTGCTACATCGGGCAGGAAATCCTCTCCCGCATCAAGCTCACGGGCAAAATGCCTCGCCGCCTCGTGCGTGTCGACTTCGGGGCTCTCCCCGCCGACACCCCCGCTCACGGAACCAATGCGGTTCCGTGGACCCTTTTTGACAGCTCTCAAGAGCCCCCAAAGGCGGTGGGTCAAATGACCAGCATCACCCACCATCCCGTGCTTGACCGTCCCGTGGGCCTTGCGTATGTGCGTCACGGATTGGAGGCAGGGGATTCGCTATTGATTGGCAGCGAAGAACCGCCTAGAATCTTTGCGAAGGTTGACATTTCCCCTACATGA
- a CDS encoding protein kinase domain-containing protein, whose product MSQNRYEVLGKIAEGGLGSVYKAYDRNLRREVALKRVRADSQEEADRQADQLFEEARTISTLQHPHIVTVFDVGKDVEGAYIVMELLKGETLEDIIQRGALNDGDFRELVSQSLEGMIAAHATGLIHLDIKPQNFMVIWLPSGKFQIKILDFGLAKIAHQPHIQEVDADGSILGSIFFMAPEQFERSPVDVRTDLYSLGCVYYFALTQQYPFQGETAPEVMASHLYHSRVPLEQIRPDLPRALTAWVEWLMMRDPDARPVTASQAFEWFQAGQVPNMEPEQPFTDDGTVAMATPEEEEYIAEALPEDQGGYPPTTPSQGVPRYVRPGSSSGPLRPTAPRPTRPVARTPSGVVGARPAPRPMIRPVNIAAAMAPEHLRHKAPLPKWLTLWTPVGIAALVVAFFAFQFVSRARAESRFEALANMEKPQGNVKDVNLLLQFLEEPGNSQVAGETLKKLEGSDTVNTLISRYVLSAKSDIARKNLAGAIAARGINDAADPLLRQFPKVQDRETRIAIWQALGRVASPAHVPEMLTNLIAGDTNELKAAENALVNAASQDTNADSASSPFLQAYRSNSGADDVRATYIRVLSRLGGKDSLKDVTDALENNNPQIRNAAAIALADWPNAEPIPALEAFIPKAKDPYIRKNAVNSLGNLAGLSGETPQEEIAKSLIEARNNTKDAGEMASILSALERVAAPEARDYLLQLPTTEPRSKPQAEAGVKRINALLLNTVPVTGDTTTLPVEKAVLTPGPLLAKDGVISNWFGIADQVSWLVQVEQPGEYEVQLSQTYPGTKPGHYTVTFGSKLFPRQVDISPTPKTVTLGKARIPSPGHYRLWIRPKQIALGDQLMRLDKVVLTKTGS is encoded by the coding sequence ATGAGCCAAAATCGTTACGAAGTCCTTGGAAAAATCGCCGAAGGTGGCCTCGGCAGCGTCTACAAGGCGTATGACAGAAACCTTCGTCGCGAGGTCGCCCTGAAACGGGTGCGCGCAGATTCCCAGGAGGAGGCGGATCGCCAGGCGGATCAGTTGTTTGAGGAGGCCCGCACCATCTCAACACTGCAGCATCCACACATTGTCACCGTGTTCGACGTGGGCAAGGATGTGGAAGGCGCCTACATTGTGATGGAACTGCTCAAGGGGGAAACTCTTGAGGACATCATCCAGCGTGGCGCGCTCAATGATGGAGACTTCCGCGAGCTGGTCTCGCAATCCCTCGAAGGGATGATCGCCGCTCATGCGACCGGATTGATTCACCTCGACATCAAGCCGCAGAACTTCATGGTCATCTGGCTGCCGAGCGGCAAGTTCCAGATCAAGATCCTCGACTTCGGTCTCGCGAAGATTGCCCACCAACCGCACATCCAGGAAGTGGATGCGGATGGCTCCATCCTGGGAAGTATTTTCTTCATGGCTCCGGAGCAGTTCGAGCGCTCCCCGGTGGATGTACGCACGGACCTCTATTCACTGGGTTGCGTGTATTACTTCGCACTCACCCAGCAGTATCCTTTCCAGGGTGAGACCGCTCCGGAAGTGATGGCGAGCCACCTCTACCACAGCCGGGTGCCGCTGGAACAAATCCGTCCCGACCTGCCAAGGGCGCTGACTGCTTGGGTCGAGTGGCTCATGATGCGCGATCCGGATGCCCGCCCGGTCACAGCAAGCCAGGCCTTCGAGTGGTTCCAGGCCGGTCAGGTTCCAAATATGGAACCGGAGCAGCCCTTCACCGATGACGGCACCGTGGCCATGGCCACGCCCGAAGAGGAGGAATACATTGCCGAAGCGCTGCCGGAAGATCAGGGCGGCTATCCTCCGACCACACCGTCTCAAGGAGTCCCTCGCTATGTCCGGCCAGGCTCTTCCTCTGGCCCCCTCCGGCCTACGGCACCACGGCCCACACGGCCGGTGGCTCGCACTCCTTCCGGAGTGGTGGGCGCACGTCCGGCTCCCAGGCCGATGATACGTCCGGTAAATATCGCCGCCGCCATGGCTCCGGAGCACCTGCGTCACAAGGCTCCCCTGCCAAAGTGGCTCACACTCTGGACACCGGTGGGAATCGCGGCGCTGGTCGTCGCGTTCTTTGCCTTCCAGTTCGTCTCACGCGCCCGTGCCGAAAGCCGGTTCGAAGCACTGGCAAACATGGAGAAGCCTCAGGGCAACGTCAAAGACGTGAATCTTCTCCTCCAATTCCTGGAAGAGCCCGGCAACAGCCAAGTGGCGGGCGAAACGCTCAAAAAACTGGAAGGCAGCGACACCGTCAATACTCTCATCTCCCGCTACGTGCTGTCGGCGAAGTCCGACATCGCCCGGAAGAACCTCGCCGGAGCCATTGCGGCCCGCGGAATCAATGACGCTGCGGACCCGCTGCTGCGCCAGTTCCCCAAGGTGCAGGACCGCGAAACTCGCATCGCCATCTGGCAGGCCTTGGGCCGTGTCGCCAGCCCGGCGCATGTACCGGAGATGCTGACCAATCTGATCGCGGGTGATACCAATGAACTGAAAGCTGCCGAAAACGCGCTCGTGAACGCAGCCTCCCAAGATACCAATGCTGACAGCGCCAGCTCGCCCTTCCTCCAGGCGTACCGAAGCAACTCCGGCGCGGACGATGTGCGTGCCACCTACATCCGGGTGCTCTCGCGCCTCGGTGGCAAGGACTCTCTCAAGGACGTGACGGATGCATTGGAAAACAACAATCCCCAGATCCGCAATGCCGCCGCCATCGCCCTTGCAGATTGGCCGAATGCAGAGCCCATTCCTGCCCTGGAGGCTTTCATCCCCAAGGCGAAGGATCCCTACATCCGCAAGAATGCCGTCAACAGCCTCGGCAACCTCGCAGGCTTGTCCGGTGAAACTCCGCAGGAAGAAATTGCCAAGTCACTCATCGAGGCCCGCAACAACACCAAGGACGCAGGCGAAATGGCCTCCATCCTCAGTGCTTTGGAGCGCGTGGCCGCTCCGGAAGCGAGAGACTACCTCCTGCAACTACCCACTACCGAACCCCGCAGCAAGCCCCAGGCAGAGGCAGGGGTGAAGCGCATCAATGCGCTGCTGCTCAACACCGTGCCTGTAACCGGTGACACCACGACACTGCCCGTAGAGAAGGCCGTGCTCACTCCCGGCCCTCTGCTGGCCAAAGATGGCGTCATCTCCAACTGGTTCGGCATTGCCGATCAGGTGAGCTGGCTGGTGCAGGTCGAGCAACCGGGTGAGTATGAGGTCCAGCTCAGCCAGACGTACCCCGGGACGAAACCCGGCCACTACACCGTGACCTTCGGCAGCAAGCTTTTCCCCCGTCAGGTGGATATCTCGCCGACACCGAAGACGGTGACTTTGGGCAAGGCTCGCATTCCAAGTCCCGGACACTACCGCCTCTGGATCCGTCCCAAGCAGATTGCGCTGGGCGACCAGCTCATGCGCCTCGACAAGGTGGTGCTCACGAAGACGGGGAGCTAG
- a CDS encoding peptidylprolyl isomerase: MAGVLLAGCKPASPQPEATLTVNSVSITREEVARELRGLLWRRSMVWESLDVAAEEKLRREAVDALVERRLIADFAARAPHATAITPAEAEAAFQQFIRQFEPPDHWKQRMELQGLTELQLRERLTAELAQTRAIESWLKSQRTSSVSQLDEAAAQKWFAAHRESMRLPERVRASHIFLTAHDVGKPDRTAEMAAIQQQLTAGAATLAQLAAAFSDDERSKKVGGDLGWLSRERVPEDFAKALFALPVGKPSPVFRTQLGWHIALVHEKKPARPPEFSEVKAEIMTMLGNEWRVSALGRLRAELRAAATIQEAPGFAKDLAPAPWDGVAK; encoded by the coding sequence ATGGCGGGCGTGTTGCTGGCTGGTTGCAAACCTGCCTCGCCACAGCCTGAGGCGACACTCACCGTCAACAGCGTCTCCATCACCCGCGAGGAAGTGGCTCGCGAGTTGCGCGGCCTCCTCTGGAGACGCAGCATGGTTTGGGAAAGTCTGGATGTCGCCGCTGAGGAAAAGCTGCGGCGCGAGGCCGTCGATGCGTTGGTGGAAAGGCGCCTCATAGCCGACTTCGCCGCCAGGGCTCCACACGCCACGGCCATCACACCGGCCGAGGCAGAAGCCGCTTTTCAGCAGTTCATCCGGCAATTCGAGCCTCCAGATCACTGGAAGCAGCGCATGGAACTGCAAGGCCTCACCGAGTTGCAACTTCGCGAGCGGCTCACGGCAGAGCTGGCCCAGACGCGGGCCATCGAGTCATGGCTGAAAAGCCAGCGCACCTCCTCCGTTTCGCAACTCGACGAGGCGGCCGCGCAGAAATGGTTCGCGGCCCATCGTGAATCCATGCGCTTGCCTGAGCGTGTGCGTGCCTCCCACATTTTCCTGACGGCGCACGATGTCGGGAAGCCGGATCGCACCGCCGAGATGGCAGCCATCCAGCAGCAGCTCACCGCGGGCGCAGCCACCCTCGCGCAACTCGCCGCCGCATTCTCCGACGATGAAAGGAGCAAGAAGGTGGGCGGTGATCTGGGATGGCTCTCCCGGGAGCGTGTCCCGGAGGACTTTGCCAAGGCGCTCTTTGCCCTGCCCGTCGGAAAGCCCAGTCCGGTCTTCCGTACGCAGCTGGGCTGGCACATCGCCCTGGTGCATGAGAAGAAGCCCGCACGCCCCCCCGAGTTCTCCGAGGTGAAGGCCGAGATCATGACCATGCTGGGAAACGAATGGCGCGTGAGCGCATTAGGCCGGCTTCGCGCAGAACTCCGCGCCGCAGCCACCATCCAAGAAGCCCCCGGCTTTGCGAAGGATCTGGCCCCTGCGCCTTGGGATGGCGTGGCGAAATGA
- a CDS encoding NAD(P)-dependent oxidoreductase: protein MSGSKSLTVGVIGLGIIGSRVAECLRRARHDVFVWNRTSRAEPNFLSSPAELAEVAQYIQIFVRDGDALVEVMKDMQPALKKTHVICAHATVSPLAMNQAYAIADEVGAGFLDAPFTGSKAAAEKGELVYYLSGNEREQEKAKPFLEASSKKILNFGLKVGDATVLKIATNLVSANIVQAVAEALAITQAQGIAGAQLLEAFQNNANCSPLVTMKLPAMMNGAYEPHFSLKNMLKDGRYAQELAKEKNIITPALAATVAAMEQAERAGKGEQDYSVVFENLQTPTVAVGAVSRPESKPIILKKQTRITLKASTFEMEGDNAEDDVEVEEPKQSGANGS from the coding sequence ATGTCTGGCAGCAAGAGTCTGACCGTGGGCGTGATTGGCCTGGGTATCATTGGCAGCCGCGTGGCGGAGTGTCTTCGCCGGGCGCGGCATGATGTGTTTGTGTGGAACCGCACGTCCCGGGCCGAGCCCAACTTCCTCTCCTCCCCGGCCGAGCTCGCAGAGGTGGCGCAGTACATCCAGATTTTTGTGCGGGATGGGGATGCGCTGGTGGAGGTGATGAAGGACATGCAGCCCGCGCTGAAGAAGACGCACGTCATCTGCGCACACGCCACCGTGAGCCCACTCGCCATGAATCAGGCGTACGCCATCGCGGATGAAGTTGGCGCGGGATTTCTTGATGCCCCATTCACCGGTAGCAAGGCAGCCGCGGAGAAGGGCGAGCTGGTCTACTACCTCTCCGGAAACGAGCGCGAGCAGGAGAAGGCCAAACCCTTCCTCGAAGCCAGCTCGAAAAAGATCCTGAACTTCGGGCTCAAGGTGGGCGACGCCACCGTGCTGAAGATCGCCACCAACCTGGTGAGCGCAAACATCGTGCAGGCCGTCGCCGAAGCCCTGGCCATCACGCAGGCCCAGGGCATCGCTGGAGCTCAACTGCTGGAGGCCTTCCAGAACAACGCGAACTGCTCGCCCCTGGTGACTATGAAGCTGCCCGCCATGATGAATGGCGCGTATGAGCCCCACTTCTCATTGAAGAACATGCTCAAGGACGGCCGCTACGCCCAGGAGCTCGCCAAGGAGAAGAACATCATCACCCCTGCACTCGCCGCCACCGTGGCCGCCATGGAACAGGCGGAGCGCGCGGGCAAAGGAGAGCAGGACTACTCTGTGGTCTTTGAGAACCTCCAGACCCCCACGGTGGCCGTGGGTGCCGTCTCCCGTCCCGAGTCGAAGCCCATTATCCTGAAGAAGCAGACGCGCATCACCCTCAAGGCCTCGACCTTCGAGATGGAAGGTGACAACGCAGAGGACGACGTGGAAGTAGAGGAACCCAAGCAGTCCGGGGCCAATGGAAGCTAG
- a CDS encoding SDH family Clp fold serine proteinase, which produces MQKKQAVKINKPPILFAQTQKIITKIEKKLDGAFIAYWSSGNGSVCHNDVAAFFEVLKEIGPQKRLYLFIKSNGGNGQAALRIVNLLRQHNDRITALVPLECASAATMMALGADEIHMGPLAYLTAVDTSLTHALSPVDRNNYAVSVSQDELNRVLRLWRESAQANDSNPYKNLYEHVHPLVFGAIDRASSLSIKICEEILSYHLKDPKERERISKHLNSAYPSHGYPIMLKEAQRVGLKVKELDTDLNDLLIDLNELYSEMGQQAITDYDELNYHDHEILNIIEGRGAAFNYQNDKDWHYRKEERRWVPLNDQSAWNRIKLLAGKMVTKRFHIR; this is translated from the coding sequence ATGCAGAAGAAGCAAGCCGTGAAAATCAACAAGCCGCCGATCCTCTTTGCGCAGACGCAAAAGATCATCACCAAGATCGAGAAGAAGCTCGACGGCGCGTTCATTGCCTACTGGAGCAGTGGCAACGGCAGCGTGTGCCATAATGACGTGGCGGCCTTCTTCGAAGTCCTCAAGGAAATCGGCCCGCAGAAGCGCCTCTATCTTTTCATCAAGTCCAACGGCGGCAACGGCCAGGCGGCCCTGCGCATTGTGAACCTCCTGCGCCAGCACAACGATCGCATCACGGCGCTCGTGCCTCTGGAGTGTGCCAGCGCCGCCACCATGATGGCCCTCGGTGCAGATGAGATCCACATGGGACCGCTGGCCTACCTGACCGCGGTGGATACCTCACTCACGCATGCCCTGTCTCCGGTCGACCGAAATAACTACGCGGTCTCGGTAAGCCAGGATGAGCTGAATCGTGTGCTCCGTCTCTGGCGCGAATCCGCCCAGGCAAATGACAGCAATCCGTACAAAAATCTGTACGAGCATGTGCATCCTCTCGTCTTCGGCGCGATCGACCGTGCCAGCTCCCTTTCCATCAAGATCTGCGAGGAAATCCTCAGCTACCACCTCAAGGATCCGAAGGAGCGCGAGCGCATCAGCAAGCACCTGAACTCCGCCTATCCCAGCCACGGCTATCCCATCATGCTGAAGGAGGCCCAGCGCGTCGGCTTGAAGGTGAAGGAGCTCGATACCGATCTCAACGACCTGCTCATCGACCTGAATGAACTGTACTCAGAGATGGGCCAGCAGGCGATCACAGACTACGACGAGCTCAACTACCACGACCACGAGATCCTGAACATCATTGAAGGTCGCGGCGCGGCGTTCAACTACCAGAACGACAAGGACTGGCACTACCGCAAGGAAGAGCGCCGCTGGGTGCCGCTCAATGATCAGAGCGCGTGGAACCGCATCAAGCTGCTCGCGGGCAAGATGGTCACGAAGCGCTTCCACATCCGCTAG